Proteins from one Deinococcus sp. AB2017081 genomic window:
- a CDS encoding GNAT family N-acetyltransferase, whose product MDAPPPVPVTVRLATRADVPAILDIYNHAVIHTTASYDLEPVSLDSRLAWFDHKVDGGWPVLVTVGGGGVTGWATFGPFREKPGYRYTVEHSVYVRDDCRGQGLGRALVDALIAEARARGLHSMIGGLDADNTGSLAFHTRLGFEPVAHFRQVGHKFGRWLDLIFVQLLLEPGSTAGSGTRLDVAP is encoded by the coding sequence ATGGACGCGCCGCCCCCCGTTCCCGTCACCGTCCGCCTGGCCACGCGCGCGGACGTGCCCGCGATCCTCGACATCTACAACCACGCGGTGATCCACACGACCGCGTCATACGACCTGGAGCCCGTGAGCCTGGACTCCCGGCTCGCGTGGTTCGACCACAAGGTGGACGGCGGGTGGCCGGTGCTCGTCACGGTGGGTGGGGGAGGAGTCACGGGCTGGGCGACGTTCGGGCCGTTCCGCGAGAAGCCCGGCTACCGCTACACGGTGGAGCACTCCGTCTACGTCCGCGACGACTGCCGCGGCCAGGGCCTCGGACGTGCCCTCGTGGACGCTCTAATCGCAGAGGCCCGCGCCCGGGGCCTGCACAGCATGATCGGCGGGCTGGATGCCGACAACACCGGCAGCCTTGCGTTCCACACGCGGCTGGGCTTCGAGCCGGTCGCGCACTTCCGGCAGGTCGGGCACAAGTTCGGGCGGTGGCTCGACCTGATTTTCGTCCAGCTCCTGCTGGAACCCGGAAGCACTGCCGGGAGCGGAACGCGCCTGGACGTGGCACCGTAG